A segment of the Sporichthyaceae bacterium genome:
TTAATCCGGACGGTCCGGCCGCCCAGGAGGAACGAAATCGTGTGGTCGATGTCGCAGCGGTCCGCCGGTTGTCGGCAGCCCGGGAAGCGGCACCGCTGATCACGAGCCCGGACGAACCGTCCCAGCGGATTGCTGGGCGCGTAGGTGTTCGGGCTCAGGTCGAGGAAGCTGCCGTCGGCCGGGTCGGTGAGAATCCGCCGCCATCGGGCGTCCGTGGCGATCGCCTCGGCGATGTGCGTAGGGATCGGCGTTCCGTCGGCCATCCGGCCGGCCTCGGCCCCGGTGCCGAGCAGCAGATTCGCTGGGACCAGGATCCGCACCTCGTGCGTGACGCGGGCCGGAACATCGCCGGGACGGCACACCAACTCGACCAGGGCGTCGGCACGCAACTGGTCGATCGTGCGCGACTCCCCCGGTGCTCGGTTCTCATGCGCCAGGGCGTCGATGATGCCGAACACCGCGAATGCCTGCTCCACCGGCAGTTTCGCCGTCACGGTCGCCATTCCGTTCGGCTCGGCCCAGAGCTGCACCGATCGCTCCAGGCGAGCCGCCGCCGCACGTTTCACGACAGCCTCGGCGTCCAACTTCTCGACCGCCCGGCGCACCGCCCGCCGCAAACTGCTCGGCACCAACCCCACGGCCTTGGGCAGCACCGCCGCCTCCAGCGCCGCGCACTGTGAGTCGGGCAGGTTCGCCGATTCCTCGAGCACGATCCGGGCCTTGATCGAGCTGATCAGCCCGTCGCACAACGCTTCAACCGTGCGCGGGAATCGCTCGACCAGCACCGCCGCCTCGGTCACCCGACCCGACGCCGCCCGCGGCGAGAGCCCCAGCAGCAGTCCGATCTCCGCGGTCGCGGACCGCTCCGCGTCGCCCGGCCAGTCGAACATCATCTCGGCCTTGGTCTGCGCCACGAATTCGGCCGTCGCCTTGACCTGAATGCCGTGCAACATCGGGATCTGCCGCTCGCAC
Coding sequences within it:
- a CDS encoding DUF222 domain-containing protein; this encodes MSSDPAATTPVLDAAELEWLFSSDVPECGSGFDTPEDAESFGVESRELALIASCERQIPMLHGIQVKATAEFVAQTKAEMMFDWPGDAERSATAEIGLLLGLSPRAASGRVTEAAVLVERFPRTVEALCDGLISSIKARIVLEESANLPDSQCAALEAAVLPKAVGLVPSSLRRAVRRAVEKLDAEAVVKRAAAARLERSVQLWAEPNGMATVTAKLPVEQAFAVFGIIDALAHENRAPGESRTIDQLRADALVELVCRPGDVPARVTHEVRILVPANLLLGTGAEAGRMADGTPIPTHIAEAIATDARWRRILTDPADGSFLDLSPNTYAPSNPLGRFVRARDQRCRFPGCRQPADRCDIDHTISFLLGGRTVRINLGSLCRAHHRVKHLPGWICSQEPDGTLTFTTPHGETYRTRPPTADAAERSVERLTSVSALPPF